One genomic segment of Intestinimonas butyriciproducens includes these proteins:
- a CDS encoding head-tail connector protein, translated as MKLSEILVSDVAEYVREEGDEPLLPHILDAARRYVLDYTGLSAEEADGHADLSIAALAVCADLYDRRTTAITGTIIAENPVVAQILGAHAVNLL; from the coding sequence ATGAAGCTCTCTGAAATCCTGGTGAGCGACGTGGCGGAGTATGTGCGGGAGGAGGGGGACGAGCCCCTTCTCCCGCACATCCTAGACGCCGCGCGGCGCTATGTGCTGGACTATACGGGACTGAGCGCGGAGGAGGCGGACGGACACGCCGATCTGAGCATCGCGGCGCTGGCGGTGTGCGCGGACCTCTACGACCGGAGGACCACCGCTATTACCGGCACGATCATTGCAGAAAATCCCGTGGTGGCGCAGATCCTGGGCGCGCACGCGGTCAATCTGCTGTGA
- a CDS encoding phage major capsid protein: MNEEAVHHTDIKKNALDILNALYGEQRITKDEYSTVAMGIQVGPPFGDNNMTMANNGAIIPTSIAERIIKAVKDRCPILAGATVYNVKGTLKVPVWGKANTSHDIAVGYQTEFTEITADSGKFTSVDLGGYLAGALTLIGQSVENNGAFSVVNFIVEQMAEEIAVWIEGQLLCGTGSSAAQGALNTTTGLTAAGAAAVTADELIELQAKIKQAHQGNACWTMHPDTFTTIKKLKDGNNRYLLQDDVTGSFPYRLLGKPVYLSDNMPAMAAGAKAVLYGDYSGLSVNFRENISIQVLREKYATQHAIGVVSWFEFDSRVTDHQKLAVLTMKAS, encoded by the coding sequence ATGAACGAAGAGGCTGTGCATCATACGGATATAAAGAAAAATGCGCTTGACATATTAAATGCTCTGTACGGCGAACAGCGGATCACCAAAGATGAATACTCCACGGTTGCCATGGGGATTCAAGTTGGGCCGCCGTTTGGGGACAACAACATGACCATGGCCAACAACGGGGCCATCATCCCCACCAGCATCGCAGAGCGGATCATCAAGGCGGTCAAGGACCGCTGCCCCATTCTGGCGGGGGCCACAGTGTACAACGTAAAAGGCACGCTGAAGGTGCCCGTATGGGGCAAGGCAAACACCAGCCATGATATCGCGGTGGGCTATCAGACCGAGTTCACCGAAATCACCGCCGACTCCGGCAAGTTCACCAGTGTGGACCTGGGCGGCTATCTGGCGGGCGCACTGACACTCATTGGTCAGAGCGTGGAGAACAACGGGGCCTTCTCCGTGGTGAACTTTATCGTGGAGCAGATGGCGGAGGAGATCGCCGTGTGGATCGAGGGCCAGCTGCTGTGCGGTACCGGCTCCAGCGCCGCCCAGGGCGCCCTGAACACCACCACGGGTCTGACCGCCGCCGGGGCCGCCGCCGTTACCGCCGACGAGCTCATCGAGCTCCAGGCCAAGATCAAGCAGGCCCACCAGGGCAACGCCTGCTGGACCATGCACCCCGACACCTTCACAACCATCAAGAAATTGAAGGACGGAAACAACCGTTATCTGCTCCAGGACGACGTGACCGGGTCCTTCCCCTACCGGCTGCTGGGCAAGCCCGTGTACTTGTCCGACAACATGCCGGCCATGGCCGCCGGCGCCAAGGCGGTGCTGTACGGAGATTACTCCGGCCTGTCCGTCAACTTCAGGGAGAACATCTCCATCCAGGTGCTCCGGGAGAAGTACGCGACGCAGCACGCGATCGGCGTGGTCTCCTGGTTTGAATTTGACTCCAGAGTGACCGATCACCAGAAGCTGGCCGTGCTGACCATGAAGGCGTCTTAA
- a CDS encoding phage antirepressor N-terminal domain-containing protein, with amino-acid sequence MNELEIKTVPFMGTELMAARDNDGQIWAGVRWMCDGLGLSEGQRKRQIANIQADKVLSKGGSNLVLPTRGGNQEVLCLKLDFVPLWLAKIGITPTMEAETPELAANLEQYQLRAKDVLAAAFLPVSAVPDLDALSPTLRVLINLELKQREQDKAIEAVNQKVDDIRDVVALSPNSWRPDARSLIARIARALGGNEYIRDVQAEIFKLVDERARVSLETRLTNKRRRMADEGVCKSRRDKLTKVDVIADDAKLIEIYIAVVKEMCVKYGIAVNEETIDGKRD; translated from the coding sequence ATGAACGAACTCGAAATCAAGACTGTACCCTTCATGGGCACGGAGCTGATGGCCGCCAGAGACAACGACGGCCAAATCTGGGCCGGTGTTCGCTGGATGTGCGACGGCTTGGGACTAAGCGAGGGACAGAGGAAGCGGCAGATTGCTAATATCCAGGCCGATAAGGTGCTCTCTAAAGGGGGATCAAATTTGGTCCTCCCTACCCGTGGTGGGAATCAGGAAGTCCTTTGCCTCAAACTGGACTTCGTCCCTCTCTGGCTGGCGAAGATCGGAATCACGCCGACGATGGAAGCGGAAACCCCCGAGCTGGCCGCCAATTTGGAGCAGTACCAGCTTCGCGCTAAGGACGTGTTGGCGGCGGCATTCCTGCCTGTGAGCGCCGTCCCCGATTTAGACGCGCTGTCCCCGACTCTCCGCGTTCTCATCAACCTTGAGCTGAAGCAGAGGGAGCAGGATAAGGCTATCGAGGCCGTCAACCAGAAGGTGGATGATATCCGGGACGTGGTAGCCCTTTCGCCTAATTCGTGGCGGCCAGATGCGCGGAGCCTGATCGCCCGGATTGCACGGGCGCTGGGCGGGAACGAGTACATCCGGGACGTTCAGGCGGAAATCTTTAAGCTGGTGGACGAACGGGCACGGGTGTCGCTGGAGACCCGGCTGACCAACAAGCGCCGCCGCATGGCGGACGAGGGGGTCTGCAAATCCCGAAGGGACAAGCTCACTAAGGTAGACGTCATCGCGGATGACGCGAAGCTCATAGAGATCTATATCGCTGTAGTCAAAGAAATGTGCGTGAAGTACGGCATCGCCGTGAATGAGGAGACCATTGATGGGAAAAGGGATTGA
- a CDS encoding XRE family transcriptional regulator yields MESAALTPFGKEIKKRLIDINHTQAWLIEQVASVTGLYFDRSYMCKIQTGQLATPKIVQAIREILDLPEQAQDTTQPVQ; encoded by the coding sequence GTGGAAAGTGCCGCACTGACACCATTTGGGAAGGAAATAAAAAAGCGCCTTATAGACATTAACCACACTCAAGCGTGGCTGATTGAACAGGTGGCATCGGTAACGGGCCTATATTTTGACCGGTCGTACATGTGCAAGATCCAGACTGGTCAGCTCGCTACCCCCAAAATCGTCCAAGCTATCCGCGAAATTCTGGACCTGCCTGAGCAGGCACAGGATACCACACAACCTGTCCAATAG
- a CDS encoding helix-turn-helix domain-containing protein, protein MSDLYNRIAELCQNYGITITAMCRESGASRASLSDLKVGRKQNLSTETLDKIADYFGTTVDYLLGRTDDAENNDRFGLDISDDEIRELEETKKAPTPEGERPKSKLRSIARLEDSKITPEQDEQIADYIDFLLSKKKEL, encoded by the coding sequence ATGTCTGATTTGTACAATCGTATTGCAGAGCTGTGCCAAAATTATGGCATCACAATTACGGCTATGTGCAGAGAGTCGGGAGCAAGCCGAGCCTCATTGTCCGATTTAAAGGTTGGAAGAAAGCAAAACCTGTCGACGGAAACGCTAGATAAGATTGCAGACTATTTTGGTACAACTGTCGATTATCTACTGGGCCGTACCGACGATGCTGAGAACAACGATCGCTTTGGGCTCGACATTTCAGATGATGAGATTCGTGAGCTTGAAGAAACAAAAAAAGCGCCCACCCCGGAGGGTGAGCGTCCAAAAAGCAAACTGCGGTCTATCGCGCGCCTAGAAGATTCCAAGATTACGCCCGAACAGGATGAACAGATTGCGGATTATATTGATTTTCTGCTTTCTAAGAAAAAGGAGCTATGA
- a CDS encoding ImmA/IrrE family metallo-endopeptidase encodes MSANIIKYRKAFDTSQTLLDITGTDEFPLDFDVLFSKKKGAQILVSSLKDYNTWISSKNLQKWVPLFIADAKCFYYSDRDTYMIIYNECRPEARIRFSLAHELGHIVLEHLNDERTELSRGGVDDPTYYAMEGAANTFAGNLLAPPILIDDFLSGSKFDVERISTRFNISPSATKAYRAEDYKYWKSLTPSKHEKAILKRCHSALHKHICIDCGATFEIEGSLFCPICGASSSSLYYRGKDSVDVIYPGVELNKSGQAKQCVQCKNEEHLEKSTYCMICGKTIVNQCTYAIANNVPCEYNPCSHDEPLPGNARFCPYCGSETTFLKDGVLRPWDAPQKPRLFAALDSEEDDSPLPF; translated from the coding sequence ATGAGTGCAAATATTATTAAGTATCGCAAAGCGTTTGACACATCCCAAACCCTACTCGATATAACCGGCACTGACGAATTTCCTCTTGATTTTGATGTCTTATTTTCTAAGAAAAAAGGTGCCCAAATCCTTGTTTCCAGCCTTAAGGATTACAATACGTGGATCTCCTCAAAAAATTTGCAAAAGTGGGTGCCCCTATTTATTGCGGATGCAAAGTGTTTTTACTATTCAGATAGAGATACGTACATGATAATCTATAATGAGTGTCGGCCCGAAGCTAGGATACGGTTTTCCTTGGCGCACGAGTTAGGTCATATTGTTCTGGAACATCTGAATGATGAGCGTACAGAACTTTCCAGAGGGGGCGTTGATGACCCTACCTACTATGCTATGGAGGGGGCTGCAAACACATTTGCAGGGAATTTACTTGCGCCGCCCATACTTATTGACGACTTTCTCTCCGGATCAAAATTTGATGTTGAGCGCATTTCTACCCGCTTTAACATTTCGCCAAGTGCTACAAAAGCCTATAGAGCAGAGGATTATAAATACTGGAAATCATTAACTCCGAGCAAGCATGAAAAGGCCATCTTGAAAAGGTGTCATTCGGCATTACATAAGCACATTTGCATTGACTGCGGCGCAACCTTTGAAATTGAAGGTTCTCTGTTTTGCCCGATTTGCGGTGCAAGTTCATCGAGTTTGTACTATCGAGGAAAGGATAGTGTTGATGTGATATACCCTGGAGTAGAGCTCAATAAAAGCGGGCAGGCTAAACAATGCGTGCAATGTAAAAATGAAGAACACTTAGAGAAGTCTACATACTGTATGATATGCGGAAAAACTATTGTTAATCAGTGTACATATGCAATCGCCAACAATGTGCCTTGCGAGTATAATCCATGCTCACACGATGAGCCGCTTCCGGGGAATGCCCGATTCTGTCCCTATTGTGGGAGTGAAACTACCTTCCTCAAGGACGGGGTGCTCCGCCCTTGGGATGCGCCTCAAAAGCCACGTCTATTTGCTGCCCTTGACAGCGAGGAGGACGACAGTCCTCTTCCTTTTTAG
- a CDS encoding Rha family transcriptional regulator encodes MNDLVFLDPNRLDAIPFTTSKVIAEVTGMNHRRVKDAIRKHESTFLEFGLLGAYETESSGGRPEEIVKLNEEQATFLMTLLKNTPTVVAFKKELVRQFYAMRRELVSRQVNRAKMLPTRRDLTDAIRDCIPESPHKGMWYKHYTDLAYRAAFGMSAAQLRKARNAPKGSVAADYLTAEEMDNVVRITKQIGVLVEMRMDYQQIKRMLLQQRLAAS; translated from the coding sequence ATGAACGACTTAGTCTTTTTGGACCCAAACAGACTAGACGCGATACCCTTCACCACATCAAAGGTGATTGCGGAAGTAACCGGTATGAACCACCGCCGCGTTAAAGACGCTATCCGGAAACACGAATCCACATTTTTGGAGTTTGGACTTTTGGGCGCATATGAGACAGAAAGCTCCGGGGGTCGCCCAGAGGAGATTGTCAAGCTGAACGAAGAGCAAGCCACCTTCCTGATGACACTGCTCAAGAACACGCCTACCGTAGTGGCCTTCAAAAAGGAATTGGTCAGGCAGTTCTACGCAATGCGGAGAGAATTGGTCAGTCGGCAGGTCAACCGGGCAAAGATGCTCCCGACCCGGAGAGACCTGACGGACGCAATCAGGGACTGCATCCCGGAAAGCCCTCACAAGGGGATGTGGTACAAGCACTATACCGACCTCGCGTATCGCGCGGCCTTCGGGATGAGCGCCGCCCAGCTTCGCAAAGCGCGGAACGCCCCGAAAGGTTCGGTGGCCGCCGATTATCTAACTGCGGAAGAGATGGACAACGTTGTGCGCATCACGAAGCAGATAGGCGTACTGGTGGAGATGCGGATGGATTACCAGCAAATTAAGCGGATGCTGCTCCAGCAGAGGCTGGCGGCGAGTTGA
- a CDS encoding helix-turn-helix domain-containing protein yields MVATSRLRGLIAERGLSQRRVAKQLGMTEKTFYSKMKKGIFDSDEISKMILLLGIDNPIEIFFAEEGTRYVPNEMR; encoded by the coding sequence ATGGTTGCAACGAGCAGGTTGCGTGGTCTTATTGCAGAGCGCGGTTTATCACAAAGAAGGGTTGCAAAACAACTTGGAATGACTGAAAAGACCTTCTATTCAAAAATGAAAAAGGGCATATTTGATAGCGATGAAATATCGAAAATGATTCTATTGCTCGGAATTGACAATCCTATTGAAATTTTTTTTGCCGAAGAAGGTACACGATACGTACCAAATGAAATGAGATAA
- a CDS encoding helix-turn-helix domain-containing protein, producing the protein MSVGQNIKQRRRMLDMTLEDVAKDVGVSRQTLSRYETGVIGNIPSDKIELLAKSLRTTPAYLMGWEDEKGVTDIGLVAIEIAKKYGLDASVVYDAMDNLDRLLPIDEQAIIAEVKRMRPTPVSESGPIDPRDKKFLELFSQLTPDQKELVLAQLRVLKERQ; encoded by the coding sequence ATGAGCGTCGGCCAAAACATAAAACAGCGAAGGCGAATGCTAGATATGACGCTAGAAGACGTCGCAAAAGATGTCGGTGTTAGTCGGCAAACGCTCAGCCGATATGAAACAGGTGTGATAGGAAATATCCCGTCGGATAAGATTGAATTGCTCGCTAAATCGCTTCGTACAACACCTGCCTATCTTATGGGGTGGGAAGACGAAAAGGGCGTTACGGACATTGGGCTAGTAGCTATTGAAATTGCCAAAAAATATGGGTTGGATGCATCTGTAGTTTATGACGCAATGGACAATCTGGATCGCTTGCTTCCGATTGACGAGCAAGCGATCATTGCCGAGGTAAAAAGAATGAGGCCCACCCCCGTTTCCGAGAGTGGGCCTATTGATCCGCGCGATAAAAAGTTTCTTGAGTTGTTCAGCCAGTTAACGCCAGACCAGAAAGAGTTGGTCCTCGCCCAGCTAAGAGTCCTAAAAGAGCGTCAATGA
- a CDS encoding tyrosine-type recombinase/integrase → MATIKKQGKGYKITVSHGYDINGKQLREHMTWVPPAGMTEKQLEKELQRQAVLFEDQVKHSATHDGNIKLVDFTALFLKDYAYPTLKVRTAYGYEERMARVNQALGHIKLKDLKPGHLAAFYANLQEEGMRCQRRARCKVDFKAWMKERHTTMAALSRDTGVSIWSFKQMRDGNVIDQASAERIASALGEKYDQLFELQRDMTPLKPGTIHTYHRILSAVLYRAVKWGYIKSNPASCMDLPSLKDRKAKYLDEPDARRLLELLRDEPIRWRAIITFDLLSGLRRGELLGLRWEDVNLDAQTITISQTSNYIPPKGVYTDSPKTATSNRPLKLSRSAFLLLLEYKQWQDAQREALGDAWMDEDGRVFTRDDGRPLFPDSVSQWFTKFVKRTGLPKVTVHSLRHTYASLMIGDGTPLVVVSHKLGHAQPSTTSNIYAHVIASAEERATNTFSRFDDLVVPGAELPRDEKKKAAGE, encoded by the coding sequence ATGGCTACGATAAAAAAACAGGGCAAAGGTTACAAGATCACCGTTTCCCATGGCTATGACATCAACGGCAAGCAGTTACGTGAGCACATGACCTGGGTGCCGCCGGCCGGGATGACAGAGAAGCAGCTGGAGAAGGAGCTGCAGCGCCAGGCCGTACTCTTTGAGGACCAGGTGAAGCACAGCGCTACCCACGACGGCAACATCAAGCTGGTGGACTTCACCGCCCTGTTCCTGAAGGATTATGCCTATCCTACCCTGAAGGTCCGCACCGCCTACGGGTATGAGGAAAGAATGGCCCGGGTGAACCAGGCCTTGGGACATATCAAATTGAAGGACCTGAAGCCGGGCCATCTGGCGGCATTCTATGCCAACCTCCAGGAGGAGGGGATGCGCTGCCAGCGGCGGGCCCGCTGCAAGGTGGACTTCAAAGCCTGGATGAAAGAGCGGCACACCACCATGGCCGCCTTGTCCCGGGACACCGGCGTGTCCATTTGGAGCTTTAAGCAGATGCGGGACGGCAACGTCATAGACCAGGCCAGCGCGGAGCGGATCGCTTCCGCCCTAGGGGAGAAATATGACCAGCTCTTTGAGCTTCAGCGGGATATGACCCCCTTGAAGCCGGGGACCATCCACACCTATCACCGTATACTTTCGGCGGTCCTATACCGGGCCGTGAAGTGGGGGTATATCAAGAGCAATCCGGCATCCTGTATGGACCTGCCCAGCCTCAAAGACCGGAAAGCCAAATACCTGGATGAACCGGACGCCAGGCGGCTCCTGGAGCTGCTGCGGGATGAGCCCATCAGGTGGCGGGCCATCATCACCTTTGACCTGCTGTCCGGGCTCCGGCGCGGGGAACTGCTGGGGCTCCGCTGGGAGGACGTGAACCTGGACGCCCAGACCATCACGATCTCCCAGACCTCCAACTATATCCCACCGAAGGGGGTATACACCGATAGCCCTAAGACGGCCACGTCCAACCGACCGCTGAAGCTGTCCCGCTCCGCCTTTCTGCTGCTCCTGGAGTATAAACAATGGCAGGATGCCCAGCGGGAGGCCCTGGGGGATGCCTGGATGGACGAGGACGGCCGGGTATTCACCCGGGACGACGGCAGACCCCTGTTCCCGGACAGCGTGTCCCAGTGGTTTACCAAATTCGTGAAGCGCACCGGCTTGCCGAAGGTCACCGTCCACTCCCTCCGGCACACCTACGCCAGCCTGATGATCGGGGACGGGACGCCCCTGGTGGTCGTGTCCCACAAGCTGGGCCACGCTCAGCCTAGCACCACCTCCAACATCTACGCCCACGTGATCGCCTCCGCAGAGGAGCGAGCCACCAACACCTTCAGCCGCTTTGATGACCTGGTGGTGCCAGGTGCAGAGCTGCCCAGGGATGAAAAGAAAAAAGCCGCCGGGGAATAA
- a CDS encoding MATE family efflux transporter produces the protein MKGNNILKLSWPIFVELLLQMLVGNADQIMVGWRDPNGVGAIGNANQITNLLLLVFSVVCTAAMILISQYIGAKDTKRVNQTYTVALLMNLVFGLLVSAVLVLGCGPIFRLMGVHALIFEETCLYMRLIGLGMMFQAVYLTFTAFFRSSQMMKETMVISVVMNCLNIGGNYVLINGLGPIPAMGIAGAAISSGLSRIMGAAIIAVLFRRTFGPVISLRCLRPFPWDQLKRLLAIGVPTGGESVSYNGSQICIQTVCNRFAAYVVNTRVYANLFANVTYLFGSALSQACQVVVARLMGAGEIAETDRNVKRTALAAVAVSGILSVVLWLLARPIYGIFTKDEQVLTLAGTIMLIEIPLELGRAVNMVMCRALQACGDIRFPITICIVDAWLVGVGGSVLLGVVLGWGLAGLWAAMAIDECIRAVLFLSRWNSRAWSRKHLLEE, from the coding sequence ATGAAGGGAAACAACATCCTGAAGCTCTCCTGGCCGATTTTTGTGGAGTTGCTGCTCCAGATGCTGGTGGGTAACGCGGACCAGATCATGGTAGGCTGGCGGGACCCCAACGGCGTAGGGGCCATCGGCAACGCCAATCAGATCACCAACCTCCTACTGCTGGTATTTTCCGTGGTCTGTACAGCCGCTATGATCCTGATTTCCCAGTACATCGGCGCCAAAGATACCAAGCGGGTGAACCAGACTTATACGGTGGCGCTCCTGATGAATCTGGTATTCGGCCTTCTGGTCAGCGCCGTGCTGGTCCTCGGCTGCGGACCTATTTTCAGATTGATGGGCGTCCATGCGCTGATTTTTGAAGAGACATGCCTTTATATGCGCCTCATTGGGCTGGGTATGATGTTCCAGGCGGTTTACCTCACATTTACCGCCTTTTTCCGCAGCAGCCAGATGATGAAGGAGACCATGGTGATCTCCGTGGTGATGAACTGTCTGAACATCGGCGGAAACTATGTGCTCATCAACGGCCTGGGCCCCATTCCGGCCATGGGGATCGCGGGTGCCGCCATCTCCAGCGGTCTGTCCCGGATCATGGGTGCGGCCATCATCGCCGTGCTCTTCCGCAGAACCTTTGGGCCAGTCATCTCACTGCGTTGCCTCCGGCCCTTTCCCTGGGACCAGCTTAAACGGCTCCTGGCCATCGGCGTGCCCACAGGAGGGGAGTCGGTCTCCTATAATGGTTCTCAGATCTGCATTCAGACGGTGTGCAATCGTTTTGCCGCATATGTGGTAAATACGCGGGTCTATGCCAACTTGTTTGCCAATGTGACCTATCTGTTCGGCTCAGCTCTGTCGCAGGCCTGCCAGGTCGTTGTGGCGAGGCTCATGGGCGCAGGCGAGATTGCCGAGACGGACCGGAACGTAAAGCGCACGGCACTGGCAGCGGTGGCGGTGTCGGGTATCCTATCAGTGGTCCTCTGGCTGCTTGCACGGCCCATTTACGGCATTTTTACAAAAGATGAGCAGGTCCTGACGCTGGCGGGGACCATCATGCTCATTGAGATCCCTCTAGAGTTGGGGCGCGCGGTGAATATGGTCATGTGCCGGGCCCTTCAGGCCTGCGGCGATATCCGCTTCCCCATCACCATCTGTATCGTTGACGCTTGGCTGGTGGGTGTGGGAGGCAGCGTTCTTCTGGGGGTGGTCCTGGGGTGGGGACTGGCAGGGCTCTGGGCGGCAATGGCCATCGATGAGTGTATTCGGGCGGTGCTGTTTCTGAGCCGTTGGAACAGCCGGGCCTGGAGCCGGAAGCATCTTTTGGAGGAATAG
- a CDS encoding aspartate kinase yields the protein MSLIVQKFGGTSVADADRIRNVARIITETYRRGHSLVVVLSAQGDTTDDLIAKAGEINPKASKREMDMLLSTGEQISCALCAMAIEAMGYPVVSLTGWQAGFKTNSAYGAARIKNVRTERILAELDKRKIVIVTGFQGINKYGDVTTLGRGGSDTSAVALAATLHADLCQIYTDVDGVFTADPRSVKGARKLDEITYDEMLELATLGAQVLHNRSVEMAKRYNVNLEVLSSFSGQPGTKVKEVAKTMEKPYVSGVAKDKNIARLALVGLPDKPGTAFRIFSTLAKYGINVDIILQSIGRNNTKDISFTVGHEDMDKARQVMSEMKDILGFDHIDVTDEIAKVSIVGAGMINNPGVASLMFEALYNAGINIHMISTSEIKVSVLVDKCDADNAVQVIHDRFFEEYGSL from the coding sequence ATGTCACTCATTGTACAGAAATTCGGCGGGACCTCCGTCGCGGATGCGGACCGGATCCGCAACGTGGCCCGCATCATTACGGAGACCTACCGCCGGGGACACAGCCTGGTGGTGGTCCTCTCCGCACAGGGAGACACTACGGATGACCTCATCGCCAAAGCAGGGGAGATCAATCCCAAGGCCTCCAAGCGGGAGATGGACATGCTGCTCTCGACCGGCGAGCAGATTTCCTGCGCCCTGTGCGCCATGGCCATTGAGGCGATGGGGTATCCGGTGGTCTCTCTGACAGGCTGGCAGGCCGGCTTCAAAACCAACTCGGCCTATGGCGCGGCCCGGATCAAGAACGTCCGTACCGAGCGTATTTTGGCGGAGCTGGACAAGCGGAAGATCGTCATCGTCACCGGATTCCAGGGCATCAACAAGTATGGCGACGTTACCACACTGGGGCGGGGGGGTTCGGATACCTCGGCGGTGGCTCTGGCGGCCACCCTGCATGCCGACCTGTGTCAGATCTACACCGATGTGGACGGCGTGTTCACCGCCGATCCCCGCTCCGTCAAGGGGGCCCGGAAGCTGGACGAGATCACCTATGACGAGATGCTGGAACTGGCCACCTTGGGCGCTCAGGTCCTGCACAACCGCTCCGTGGAAATGGCCAAGCGCTATAATGTCAATCTGGAGGTCCTCTCCAGCTTTTCCGGACAGCCCGGAACGAAAGTCAAGGAGGTTGCAAAAACCATGGAAAAGCCCTATGTCAGCGGCGTAGCCAAGGACAAAAACATCGCGCGCCTGGCCCTGGTGGGCCTGCCGGATAAGCCGGGCACCGCCTTCCGCATCTTCTCCACGCTAGCAAAGTACGGGATCAACGTGGATATCATCCTCCAATCCATCGGACGCAACAACACCAAGGATATCAGCTTCACGGTGGGGCACGAGGATATGGATAAGGCCCGGCAGGTCATGAGTGAGATGAAGGACATTCTGGGCTTTGACCACATCGACGTTACGGATGAGATCGCCAAAGTCTCAATTGTAGGCGCGGGCATGATCAATAATCCCGGCGTGGCCTCCCTGATGTTCGAGGCGCTTTACAACGCGGGAATCAATATCCATATGATCTCCACCAGTGAGATCAAGGTCTCCGTGCTGGTAGATAAATGCGACGCGGACAATGCCGTTCAGGTCATACACGACCGGTTCTTTGAGGAATATGGAAGCCTGTAG